The DNA sequence GGAGAGGAAGAAGGGGATTTTCTTCACGGAGAGCTTCGCCATTGTAAAAGCTTCATTCGATccagaaaatgatttcaaggAATCGATGATGGAAATGATCGTAGAGAATAATATCAGAGCATCTAATGATTTGGAAGAGCTTCTTGCTTGCTATCTCTCACTGAATCCAAATCAATATCATGATATGATCATCAAGGCGGTTCAGCAAATCCGGTTCAGTATGGCTTAATTAACGCCatttttagaagaaaaaaaattagtttttctatattaatttggTTGAATTTATGTATGGTGTAAGAAATTAAGTGTTTGTAAATGTAATTAACTACTTTTGTAAAGATATAGCATGATTACCCTTCACTTTTTTTCATATGATTAGGATTAATGTTATTCATcaacctaattaattaattatgtgcATACTAGACCAGGTAAAGCATGAATAATAATTCCACTTTTTGGAAAACTTCATGAAAAAGCAAACCATATTTTACGCATACCTTGTCAACCTACATAGAAGAAATGTGTAAGAACATATGTCAACAGTTTATTACAAAGAAGATAAGAGTGGCATTGTTGTGTagaatatttatgttttttcagGTTGACTACATTCATATGTAAGTATATATATTCCTCTGACAGGTCTGAGAATTACAGTTATTTTAGTGTTTGTTGtttccttttaaaatttttattttaatgaaaaattaaaaaccttCTAAGTTTTCGaccatatataaattttaacgCACTAAAAGTTGTATATATGAGGAGACGAAGGTAGGGCTGAATAAGCGTCTTTTTTGAGGAGTTGtcgaaaaataaagtaaaaggatTTAGTTGTTCATGCATCAATAAAGGCTGTCTACCTCTTTCTGtaactttatttcattttcatgtaATTTCAACAACATATATTCATCATACTTCGCATGCCTGTCACCGggattgaatttgattttcgGATTTGATGTTACTCGAAAAAATATTAGTCTCTtcatacattaaaaataagtactactatactattatgttaaattgataaaatacgagagaataaaattgattaaaatattattaattagagttgaataaatatgagaaagaTGGAAAAACAGGGAGAAAAAGAACAAGtgaacatattaaaaaaaacggaCTTGAACTAATTTTGACGGATAAAGTATCATGTAGAAATTTGAGTAGTGATACTGATAAATATAACATGATTGAactttgtaaatattttacattaaaattagtttataaatatgagttaaCTTTAAATGAATTACATGCTAATCATTTTGTAATGATTTAGaaagttattaaaattttaaattaaatatctactcaaatttaagaaaaaaactactatttaatttaattgaatagtGTATAATTATTTCGAATAAAGCTTGAAATCATgtgaaaatttgttataaaatttcaGACCACTTCTTTTATATTGCTAcagaaaataatatacataacaaaattaattggtaATATAATTcagttaaatttaatatttagggCGTAGAAAATTTGGGTCTTATAGgatagaaaataattcacgTCTAACATTTTCTAGTTTGATTATCATGTAATATAAAGTCATTTTCGAcaattttggctttttttaCATTAACATTCAGTTTgaattctcaattttattttatgaaagaaTAGCAAATTTAGTCCATGAACTTTGTAACTGCATATTCTTGATCcctaaagaaaaatattagcaCCACAAATGTGTTTCCAGTGACAACATTAAGAAGCTTTTggtgttaatatttttctttaggGACCATAAATGATCAAATAGCAAAGTTTAGATACTAAACTTGCACTTCTCTCTTAATATTGTGAAGTTTGGATGTTGTTTGTACAAATTTGGCGTAACacatagtaatttatttttgattgatgataatataatatgcatattatatctgaataattttgttttatacaaatgaataaaaacttaaacagttagtactataaatattaGAGCTCAAggtgatttattttatgaaggTGCTCgttgtttttaattgatatatttgaattttaagaatattataAGGGAATTAATTATGGTTGAACAGAACCCCTAAAAACCTGGGTTTGAGGGGACTCTCCAACAAAAATCTAAGCATATACTATAAATCACCGCTTGGCATTCTGCCAATTTATCCCCTATTTTAATCCCTTCACCAACAATTAATCATACAAAAGGAAGAAATGTGTGACAGATCACGCATATATAAATTAGTGGATTGTaggttctacttttatatattagttttataataaaatgtgagtatgaatgagttagtggagatagggtccactaccaaaatggtaaaagtgaaatgggataAATTTTTGGTAACGGATGGAAATGGGaaaatggaacaaattttggaggacggaggtagtagtattattttataatgcaTCAGCTATTCtataaatgcaaaattaaatatctgcTTAAAGTAAATGaatcacatttatttttattcagatattttaaaattattgttgatgttacaaaacaatttcaacaaattaaattgctTTTCGAAGAAATTCCACTATTATATGTAAGTTTTAGATCGACTTTTAATTTGTACGACCACATCGgaaataagagcatccgcaacggTGCCTTGTTGCGGACTCgatctcgtctcgacgagacgagacggcatcgagacagcgttgcggctcccgtctcgtctcgacgagacgagatgtCTCGACGCCCGACGCGTCCCGACGAGGCAAGTCTCGAGGTCGCGAGACACGCGCCCGGCGCCACGTGGTGCGCGCGGGCTGgtggcgtgacgcccactcgccgacccgcgagtgggcgtcggatttatgacgtcataattcaaattttttttttcaaaatcagatttttcaaaaaaaaaaaaaaattttaaataaaaaacggtaatattaccgttgaacggtaatatttttaatttttatttttatttttatttttatttttattttttatattctatatatactcttctccattctccattttacacacaaacacacatttattctctcatctctctttctttcctctccaatcacttctataaaatcattcctttatttttttcttctcccaaatttaatcaattatggatccatttgagcaaatgcgtcgaataatggaagaatcgctagaagcagatcgacgtagggaggaggaagccgccgcgccTCCTAGGCAACGCCGGACATACATCCACCGTAaccgggaggaagccgccgcaaggttggaacgtgattacttcagtccgaacccggtgtggggagatatctacttccgtcgccgtttccgtatgtcacgcccgctatttttgcatatcgcgaACACATTGGCGGCACGGGAAGAGTTCTTCAGAGAAGGGTTTGACGCTGTTGGCCGTCCTAGCCACACGACGCTCCAAAAATGTACTGCGGCGATCCGTCAGCTTGCTACTGGACAAACGGCGGATgcgttcgacgaatacctgcacgtcggagaatccactgggcgactttgtttgttgaacttcGCAAAGGCGTCCGGGCAGCCTTCACCGCCGAATTTCAAGAAGCCAACCACCGCAGATTGTCAGTTTCTGCTCCGTCTTCACGAACAAGTGCACGGATTCCCCGGGATGCTCGGGAGTGtcgattgtatgcattggcaatggaagaattgccccCGTGGCGTTGAAGGGGTCATAcacgagcggccacaaaggcacccaccccaccgttatactcgaggccgtcgccgactaccggctatggatttggcatgtgtatttcggggtccccggctcgaacaacgacatcaacgtgctcaacaactccgacctcttcgctgaagttctgaatggtaaagcgccggccatcaacttcgtcgctaacaatcgccagtataaaatggggtactatcttgccgacggcatctatccgaagtggccaaccttcgtgaagacgttcaacaagcctacggacgaaaagcagtctctttttgcgcagaagcaagagtctgctcgcaaggatgtggagagagcgttcggggttctccaagctcgatggaacattatcaaagccccggctcgacagtggtttatagagaatatggtcgacatcatgtatacgtgcataatcttgcacaacatgattgtcgccgatgaaggacctgaggcgggaaattggttcgaccctgaaaccccgggaagctcaaccgcaagtagtccgcctcgaacgggagtgcatccgtctttgcaagagcggttgtctattcgggcaaggacacgtgattctaccgcccacgcccaactccaggaggatctaatggagcacatttgggcaaaatttggcaaccattagatgatcgtcactagagaactccttcttctgcttctttgcctccattttttttatttgagtttaagtgtgcaatttgtaatttctagttttttaattatgtcttttttatttttttatgtattttaaattgtaattttattttatttataatgaagtatgttttttattaattgaatttgttggaattaaaaataaaaaatgaaattgaatgaatagttaagagatggttaagagatggttaagagatggaggattgcaggtgttgtctcttagttaagagatgagctgaaaagtacagtgggccCATGAATaatgaagagatgagacggttaagagacggataagagatagcGTTGCGGATGGCCTAAATTAAATAGCACCTAATTAAATCAGTACTAagtgtatattttttggtTAATGAAAAACGTGAAAGTTTGTTTTAGACTTATTGGTGGTAGCTGTCGAATCTTGTCTCACATGAATGATAtcaagaaaagagagaaatttcACACGGATGTAGTAgcattataaaaatttaaatatattcctTAACAAATGGTTAGACTATGATctggatatttttatttatttgatctcGTATCTCTTTGTAATTCTAATACACAACATATTAATTGAACACAATATGGAGCCTATTATCAGTTATATAATGAATACCTTTTCAGGTATGGAGCATATTATCAATTATACTTTGAACACAATAAACCATTTGAATAAAAAGTATTTAGTGAGAGATTAAACACCATAATTGCGTAGGGATCCACCTTCAAGTTTTATAAAGGCGTGTCAACAtgcaaaaattatactactaatattatgAGTAgtaaatagtaattaattacaacTTGACATAATATGCTAATACAGTTAAGGCTGTTTTCAATTTGATACAGTAACAAATTACAATGCTTCTTTTTATGATTTCACATAGTAATTATgtagaataaaatttgacaTCGAATTTGCCAGAGAGAAAGATAcctttattttcaattagttttgttagtaataatatccaaattaataagatatcATATCATTGAGACCTTATGATTCAAAAGTAAAGACTAAGAAAGAAATTTCAAACAGCTAATAATTTCACGTTGCACATTAGTAAAATCAAAGTTGATTGCATTCACCATCAAAATAGACACAAAAAAACTGGAGGGCTCTCAATTTTTAGCATCAAATCCCAAATTTTCTATCATCTTTTTTAGAGGTTCTATCATCTTTGTTCGATGAATGAATGTGGAAACATAGCTGTCTTAGAAGGCCTTGGTCCCTACCACCCCGTCTCGATGCTACATCCGATGAAATGCCCCGTCTCGGTAAAAACACCAACTATACACACGACTCGCACTCGACACAACACACGAGAAACGTCGGACACGAAAAACGCTGCTAAGCTGAATATAACACAACTCAACAATGACAACAATCAAATTTGGCATAAACCTATACATTGATTCACCATATACATTTGCCTATACTTACAGGATGTCGTGGTATTTCGTGTACGCATCTATAGATTCTAGAGCGACACAATTAGCCTCTCCGTGCTCTCTGTTCTTGTCTTTTACCATGATCCGTGAGCCTAAGCTGATAAGCGCCATTGAGTGTTTTTGGAGTTTTACTCGAACCTTCATAAGGAGATCGGAACCCTATATTCTCTACTGCATCAACAGTCTTGAACAATCGCCTTCTGTTAACCTCGTCCACTAGTGACCGGTGCAGCAGCTGGCTTCGAGTATCTACTAAAGACCTATTCCTAGTAAGCCTAGGGGTTTCCACGGAGTATTTTACCCCCATGGCTGATTTTTTTCCGGGATAGAACCTTGAATTTGGGCTTACTAcatgttcgtgttcgtgttcatCTGCAGAGTAGTAAGCCCAGTTAGAATACTTCTCAGAATGTGTGGAGCTCTGGGAACTGGTCTCATCAAAAAAGTCACCTACAAAGACAGTTAAGCATACATTCTTGATTATGATCTTGGCCTCAAAAAACACAAACTTTGCtatgatttttggttttaatcTATTAACCAACCCATCAATATATGAAGCTTGTGAACGAGTGGCCTAATGAGATCGCATCGACAATACCTTGTATCCAGTTAGGCTTTGCCTCAGCTGTCCTGTGAGACGCAAAAGAGCCCAAGGCAGACACTTGGGAAGACGAGGATGGCGAGAATAGGTTTTGGTGATCATAATCATCTTCTTGATAGTTCAGTACATGAAGATGAGCTGAATGAGGATTCTCAGCCTTCCAATCCGGAATAAGACCTGAAATCTCCCCGTCAATCATGTTGGCTATCTCTGATGGCTGCCAGTCCATAATCTCAAGCTCCTTCACCATCTCATTTGCCACATCAATTGGGGTATCACTCACGATATCAAAGGGAAAGAAAACATTCCTTACAGCACCTGAAAACAGAGAGCTTAAAGAATCAGCAACAAAACAGAGCGAGTGGGAAAAACAAGCAAGTTCTACCTTCTTTATCAGCAATCTGCACTTTGAGAATGATGTCGCCATCCTCAGGGTTTAACTTTCCAGTGATCGTCATGTTAGTTCTCGGAGCATCATCATCGTTCAGATCCAGGTGCTCAAGTGCGATCTTGTCGTTCAAGAAAGGCTTTTGGCACCTGATGCTTGAGTCAGAGCAATCATCAGCTTGATCAACAGCAAGGAACGGGTCGAGCATCAGCTCCTTCGCCGACAGCCTCTTCGATGCAGTCTCCAAACATTTCCCAATGAATCTCTGTGCATCCAAGTCTTGAACTTTGTAGAATGCCCTTGGCTTCTTACCCTTTGAATCATGAACGATGAATTTCAGTTTATGATTAGTTTCTAAATGATTTCGGCAAAAAATATGGCATAGTGATCTTACTGATATCACTTTCTTGTATATCTGAGCAGGATTGGTGCATTCACTATATGGATACTCAGAAGTAATCATCTCCAAGATGCACATTCCATACGAGTACACATCGACGAGCTCATTGTAGTTCTCTTCATACAACTCGGGTGCCATGAACTCAGGCGTACCTAGGAGCACAACAGagctatatataaatatgaccGCCATTATATAACACAGAATGTGCCTAACATGAGATCTAAACATGTGTCCACAGTTCGAATGGTCACCTCAGAGGTGCTTTGAGAAATAGAAGAGAGATGAGCAACCAAATACCTATAACACTGTGGGCTCTACCTCGGAGAACTGCTGCCAATCCAAGATCACCGATCTTCACTTCTCCGAGGTGACCATTAACGAATATGTTGTCACACTTGAGGTCTCTATGTATCACTGGAGGATCGTGATTGTGCAAATATACAAGGCCTTCAAGTATTTGCCGAGACCATATCTTTATAGCCCGAATGTTCACTCGTTTGTACTTCGCCCTATACCTGCATCAAAGCCAAGACAATATACAGAGTTACAGAATGGCAATGAaagcaaaaaaacaaatataaccATATAGTTTTTCTTTCATTCAACTTCTCAACTTTTGATAACTAATAATCTATTCTTAGCTATAACTAATTCAGATGTTTCATCACTCACACAGAAAAACATTTGTTAAAGCCAGAGTTattgttcattcaatttctcaaCTTTCGATGACTAAAAAGGATTGTAATCTCATCTTAGGCATTCCTAATTCAGATACTTCTTAACACAAAGATTTATTAATGCCATAAATACGTTTTGTTCATTCAACTTCTAAGCTGTTGtgattaactaaaaatacctaaaatataATCTTAGCTATACCTAATTCATAGtttcttcacacacacacacgcgcGCGTGCACGCGCAAAGATTGTTAATGCCATCTCTATTAGAACTGTAATTTTCTACAAAGGCCTATTAGTGGGGAGGGAAGATTACTCTCTCAGGGTCCCGGATGTGAACATTTCggtgataaaattgaaagttctGTTCTTGACATCAATCCAAGAAGTGTAGAATCGGATGATTGAGACGTGATTGAGGGTGCTGAGAAGGTGAACCTCGGAGTAGAGACGCTCCAAGTCCTCTGAGGATTGAAGCAAGTCGACGAGCCTGATTTGGTTCCAGGCTACCTCCATCCCGAGCATCTCATCAATCGCCTTGTACACCGTCTTCATCGCGCCCTTCCCCAACACCTCCTCCAACTatcaatcaaaacaaagtACAGGAtgatttttactaaataatCAAAGCCATCAGCCATAACTTAGCCACTTAATAATTCATTGAGATGAAACAAATGAATAGTGAATATCTGTAAAGCCAAGATAGTTACCAGGAAAATCAAATTGTTTCCTTTTATACCAAACATCAACCATATTCAAATAGTACTACTTGATATTTATGCTTCAATATATTaggaaattcatatatatGCTTCATTAAACTATGCAATTTGAAGAGGAATGAAATATacacataaacaaataaactagACCCCAAAAAAACTTGATTTTTACATGAAACTAGCAATACCAAtaaagagagggagagaggatTACTCGACCATAACGACCGCTGGGATCAGTTTCAACGTAGGGTTGCTCCTCCATGGATTCATGGCCATGCTCACCGAATCTTGCTTTATACATGTTTGCTTAAATCTTCTGCAGAATTTGAGCAGTTAATTAATCAAAGCAATCACCTTTTATGGAAAAGAAGTCTTATTTTATGCATACAcaataattgaatttgattgaCGTATAATCAAGAGAGAGGAGCGCACACATGTTTCACCTGAAATTGCagtttagttttaaaaaatgaggaaTAAAGAGAAGCATCTTTATAAAGTTATAAACCTtcaagaataataatattaataattaataataatgataacaAATTGGATTATACGCAGCCCAAGTGTTCGACGAAAAGCGACAGCCACTTTGACTGAATATTTCTATTTGTagagagtaaaaaaaagtGGTGAAAGGAGCTCGGCGAGTGGTAAAAAGTTGAATGGTTGTACTAATTGGAAGGAATGAAGAAGGTCGCGACGCCTCTGGCAATGTTGGTGCAAGTTATTGTAGCAATAGCAATTACGGAAACCCTAGTTTTTCACGTTCACGGCAAGAAATTGGGGTGGTTTTGGAGAAGGTCTTTACTAAGTTAGTAGCATTTGTATCacatttaattgatttttcaaattttaatcgCTGCAATGGCAGTTGCCTCAGCTTAGACgaagacaaaattaaaatatagagagtATTTGGATATGATGAGATTTTAATTGGAGAACAGAGTGTGACGTGACGGAGTTGGCGGCTTAagttagtgtgtgtgtgtcgcACTGTTTGAAAATTCAACCAAGTTGTAAACTTAATAAGATTGCCGATTTTGAATTTGCCTCTTCAGATAATATTATCAGGTAGTAATCCACTGGATATTTGTCAGATGTCAGGtgatactaataaaataattaaatattagtaattcgTAATTATTTATCACAATGTGTATTACTAATGTAGTGATAGCTACAACTACATTTTTAGTTTCCAtgcatttttattctttaatattGTTACAAAgtctttaaaatattttagtttggaTCAAAATATCTTCGGACTATAGGagctactactatttatttcttttttttaatgagagagaatcaTTTCAGTTTTTGCATTTGATTCATTCATTTATGATGTATTCCCTATAAGAAGTTGTTAGAGTATGTTACAAATAATTGTTCGTCACCAGCAGCGAATTTAGGAGTAGGAGGGGCGGCGCCTCTCTCGACTGTCCCGAGAGCCTAATGTCCCGTAGCGTCGAGCCGGAAAAATAGTATAATCACCCCCTCATTCATGAAAAAACGTGAATACTTCCtggaaataattttgataaaaaaaatgttaaaatccttccaataataatatattaatatccAATGTTAATGAACTAAAAataagtactagtagtatatccTTTCAACCATAAATATGGCACAAAAATATGAGGAAAAGGAGGTTTGGTATATGtcaatcaatttcttaataaataaagtggaaGCGATGCATTGGGATAATTGTTGGAGTCGTCGATATTATAATGATGGAGTTGTtgatttcttctatttttatccacaaaaaatgtctACTATATGAGTCTGTGGGGACCTAATTAATTACGTGCACAAATAAAATTCCtagggaaaatgaaatgttcgccacaataattatattgtacTAATTCAGtttcttcaaaaataaaattgatagttAAACAAAAATCAGTGGAATGTAGAGCTGTTGTCCATCACGAACAAGTATACAAAACATGTTACCCCATAAACTATAAAATCATACCACCATGTACTAAATAAAAGATGAAACACAATCTAGACAACTATTgatacaataaatataatccaatatatatctattaatttgatttatatttcaaaagtACTTTGCAAAAATAggaaatatatactatatccATCATAAACATAATGCACaccttattttctttattttcgtgtttgatttttcataattaaaaatggaaaatgagggtaaaatataaaggaaaagTGAAttgattatgcgattaatttGGCTCACATGAACACATCTGTTGTTATCTAATCGATCACCTAATAGTAATTATCTACAAATATTCCATCAAACTAGTTTCCAATCATCAATGGGTGATTGAAAAGCTGCTTCTTAAATTATAGAATAGATAGTTTAGAACATCAAATTTGCTGTCTTGCCAATTGATAACAAGGAATGAGAAGTTGAGTTATAAAAGATTGTTCACCACCAAACCTGACCTTAGTTCATCGGTAACAATGGCTCGATGGAGCTAAGTTCACACGATTGAACCCGAACGCTATACCACTGTATCCCACGTACGAATCGTACGAGAGTGGTTATGGCTACCTACTTAAAAGTCATGCCGTTTATAGTTAGTCTCTGAATCCGCATTGCCCCCATCGGCTCTTCTGTACAAGTTCATAGGCACAGAGGAGGGAACTCGTCTTCATTCTTCAGGTGGATCGACTGCCCTGCAACCCTGAGAGCGGATAACCCTGTTTTAAACCCTATAAATGATCGATACTTTCAAGAAACGAGGGAGCGGATGATGTTTGAGTACCTTCCTCCCTGTGTTTCCGCGGCCATAGCTGAGCTTGATAAGACCTCTTCTGCAAGGTTCCCGACAGAACCAAACTCGATTATGCACCCATTGATCGGATTCCCACCTCCAGGTGAACGAGGAGATTGACACGTTACATCTGGCCTCTTTCTTTGTCCTCTTTGTGCAGGTAGCACATCACGGATGCCATTTATGGAACAATGTGACTCGACAGCAGGGTATGAGCCGTTACTATGGCTGTATTTGTGGTAATTTTGGTTGCCTGGAAAGTTATTCCTTCCTCTCCAATTGGAAGGCCTCTCCATGTAGTAAGTACTCTGCAGATAATGAACTcctaagaaaaaaagataaaggtGAATGcagccaaaaaaataataagagcGAATTCTATACCATATTCGGGAAGTAGGTGCCAAGTCCTCGAGCTTTCTCTGTTCCTTCACGACGCGGGGAACCAAGTAAGGTAGAATCCACGCTAGCATACATAATGTTGTCCGTGGGCATGAAGTGTAAATCAATTTTTGGGAACTCTTTCTCCTTGAGTATTATTGATTTACGAACAACTTCCCATGGCTTCTTCTTTTGGATATTTGAAGGCAGTGATGAAGGATTCTTGGAAGATGCTGCAGATAACGCAAAGCCATGGCAGAGTTGAGCACGAAGCAAGCTCCTAATGTTGCTGTCGTAATCTCCAGTTAGATCAGCTAGTGGATTGAAAGTTTCTGATTCGCCTCCCGCGCTTGCAGAGTCAATTTCTCTAAAATCAAGAGGCCGATTTTCAAGAATGCTTGCCTTTGAAGTCGAATTAGAACCAGTAATGCAGCTGCAGGCAGCTTCATGGTTGTCCATACACCATTGAAATGTGTTATCCATTTGAACGCATTCTTCTCTGTTCTTCAACCAGGGATTGAAGCCAAACTTCTCGGAATCACATGCTGAACTAATTTGGTGATCCTCTGAGGTTCCACTCTCTGCAGATGATCTTGAGGCAAGATAATGCAGTTTATGGAAATGATTATCAGGCAAAGATCCGCCATTACTGGAGCTTAATGCATAAGCTTGCCTGTCACTCCTTGAATGTGAATGAGATGTTGCAAGGCCATA is a window from the Salvia hispanica cultivar TCC Black 2014 chromosome 1, UniMelb_Shisp_WGS_1.0, whole genome shotgun sequence genome containing:
- the LOC125201195 gene encoding probable serine/threonine-protein kinase WNK4 isoform X1, which codes for MYKARFGEHGHESMEEQPYVETDPSGRYGRLEEVLGKGAMKTVYKAIDEMLGMEVAWNQIRLVDLLQSSEDLERLYSEVHLLSTLNHVSIIRFYTSWIDVKNRTFNFITEMFTSGTLREYRAKYKRVNIRAIKIWSRQILEGLVYLHNHDPPVIHRDLKCDNIFVNGHLGEVKIGDLGLAAVLRGRAHSVIGTPEFMAPELYEENYNELVDVYSYGMCILEMITSEYPYSECTNPAQIYKKVISGKKPRAFYKVQDLDAQRFIGKCLETASKRLSAKELMLDPFLAVDQADDCSDSSIRCQKPFLNDKIALEHLDLNDDDAPRTNMTITGKLNPEDGDIILKVQIADKEGAVRNVFFPFDIVSDTPIDVANEMVKELEIMDWQPSEIANMIDGEISGLIPDWKAENPHSAHLHVLNYQEDDYDHQNLFSPSSSSQVSALGSFASHRTAEAKPNWIQGDFFDETSSQSSTHSEKYSNWAYYSADEHEHEHVVSPNSRFYPGKKSAMGVKYSVETPRLTRNRSLVDTRSQLLHRSLVDEVNRRRLFKTVDAVENIGFRSPYEGSSKTPKTLNGAYQLRLTDHGKRQEQRARRG
- the LOC125201195 gene encoding probable serine/threonine-protein kinase WNK4 isoform X2; translation: MYKARFGEHGHESMEEQPYVETDPSGRYGRLEEVLGKGAMKTVYKAIDEMLGMEVAWNQIRLVDLLQSSEDLERLYSEVHLLSTLNHVSIIRFYTSWIDVKNRTFNFITEMFTSGTLREYRAKYKRVNIRAIKIWSRQILEGLVYLHNHDPPVIHRDLKCDNIFVNGHLGEVKIGDLGLAAVLRGRAHSVIGTPEFMAPELYEENYNELVDVYSYGMCILEMITSEYPYSECTNPAQIYKKVISGKKPRAFYKVQDLDAQRFIGKCLETASKRLSAKELMLDPFLAVDQADDCSDSSIRCQKPFLNDKIALEHLDLNDDDAPRTNMTITGKLNPEDGDIILKVQIADKEGAVRNVFFPFDIVSDTPIDVANEMVKELEIMDWQPSEIANMIDGEISGLIPDWKAENPHSAHLHVLNYQEDDYDHQNLFSPSSSSQVSALGSFASHRTAEAKPNWIQDEHEHEHVVSPNSRFYPGKKSAMGVKYSVETPRLTRNRSLVDTRSQLLHRSLVDEVNRRRLFKTVDAVENIGFRSPYEGSSKTPKTLNGAYQLRLTDHGKRQEQRARRG